Proteins from a genomic interval of Gossypium hirsutum isolate 1008001.06 chromosome A09, Gossypium_hirsutum_v2.1, whole genome shotgun sequence:
- the LOC107933624 gene encoding probable protein phosphatase 2C 65, translating into MGACCTTHIKYQGRHRADDDLAEKEGKGHQQALPTPGHNGAIVRLQGSSSFISMYTRKGKKGINQDAMTVWENFMGEKKSFFCGVFDGHGPLGHKVSRHVRDTLPFKLSSIIKTSQPNGCTENDAAASAGQSYGKNDSNGVNEDRFSSWEASLIRAFKESDEELNSGLSFNSYNSGSTAVTIVKQDEHLIISNLGDSRAILCTRGNKNRLIPIQLTVDLKPRLPDEAERIEKCGGRVFAMDEEPHVLRVWAPDQDSPGLAMTRAFGDFCLKDYGLSSIPEVSYRRLTNNDEFVVLATDGVWDVLTNKEVITIVASVKKQSTAAKVLVYYAVQAWKSRYPGSQVDDCAVICLFLKEQPLVSKSLYDQDHNHNHDYDMSKCGGSQLDFADSNICGDKKAEEGETVINCDFTMDKSIEQRD; encoded by the exons ATGGGTGCCTGCTGTACTACACATATCAAGTACCAAGGTAGACACCGTGCCGATGACGATTTGGCGGAGAAAGAAGGTAAGGGTCATCAGCAGGCTCTTCCCACTCCCGGACATAATGGAGCCATTGTCAGATTGCAGGGTTCCTCTTCCTTCATATCTATGTACACCCGCAAGGGAAAGAAAGGGATCAATCAGGACGCCATGACCGTTTGGGAG AACTTTATGGGGGAGAAGAAATCGTTCTTCTGCGGTGTATTTGATGGTCATGGTCCGTTAGGTCACAAGGTTTCACGCCATGTACGTGACACCTTGCCCTTCAAGCTTTCTTCAATCATCAAAACGTCACAACCTAATGGTTGCACAGAAAATGATGCAGCTGCTAGCGCTGGACAAAGTTATGGTAAAAATGATAGCAATGGCGTTAACGAGGATAGATTTTCTTCTTGGGAAGCAAGTTTAATTAGAGCTTTCAAAGAATCAGATGAAGAACTTAACTCCGGACTGTCCTTTAATAGTTACAACAGCGGTTCCACAGCTGTAACTATTGTTAAGCAG GATGAGCACTTGATAATTTCAAACCTGGGGGACTCTCGGGCAATTCTTTGCACTAGAGGCAATAAAAATCGACTCATTCCTATTCAACTCACAGTCGACTTAAAACCTCGTTTACCAG ATGAAGCTGAAAGAATCGAAAAGTGTGGAGGCAGGGTCTTCGCGATGGATGAAGAACCTCATGTACTAAGAGTATGGGCGCCTGATCAAGATAGCCCTGGTCTAGCCATGACAAGGGCTTTTGGGGATTTCTGCTTGAAGGACTACGGTCTTAGCTCAATCCCCGAAGTTTCTTACAGAAGGCTTACAAACAATGATGAATTTGTAGTGTTGGCAACTGATGGG GTGTGGGATGTGCTAACAAACAAGGAGGTCATAACAATAGTTGCTTCAGTAAAGAAACAATCCACAGCAGCAAAAGTTTTGGTTTATTATGCTGTTCAAGCATGGAAAAGTAGGTATCCAGGTTCCCAAGTGGATGACTGTGCAGTCATATGCTTGTTCCTCAAGGAACAGCCATTAGTATCAAAATCCTTGTATGACCAAGACCATAACCATAACCATGACTATGACATGAGCAAATGCGGAGGAAGTCAACTAGACTTTGCGGATTCTAATATATGTGGAGACAAGAAAGCTGAAGAAGGCGAGACGGTTATAAATTGCGATTTTACAATGGATAAATCGATTGAACAGAGGGACTGA
- the LOC107933671 gene encoding patellin-6, which produces MEKASSPEASPKPHHKKSFVTTLMEAATLRSPFKEDTYFIYHLKSSEKKSLQELKDKLTASLGPGGQCTMWGIPLLSDDEKADVILLKFLRARDFKVSDSFHMLEKCLAWRKEFKADSVTEEELGLEELEAVVAYMHGYDREGHPVCYNAYGVFRDKDMCERMFGDEEKLNKFLRWRVQVMERGINLLHFKPGGINSIIQVTDLKDMPKRDLRVVSNQILSLFQDNYPEMVARKIFINVPWYFSMLYSMFSPFLTQRTKSKFVISRQGYAAETLYKFIRPEDVPVQYGGLSRTNDSQNGPPKPASEFTVKGGEKVNIQIEGIEGGATITWDLVVGGWDLEYSAEFVPNAEGSYTIAVEKVRKLSPWEEAIHNSFTSREAGKMILSVDNTASRRKKVAAYRYIVRKSCLD; this is translated from the exons atggaGAAAGCATCCTCACCAGAGGCGTCTCCCAAGCCTCACCACAAGAAAAGCTTTGTTACTACTTTAATGGAAGCTGCCACTCTCCGCTCTCCTTTTAAGGAAGATACCTACTTCATCTACCATTTGAAGTCTTCCGAGAAGAAGTCCTTGCAAGAACTCAAGGACAAGCTTACGGCCTCTCTTGGCCCCGGCGGCCAATGCACCATGTGGGGCATCCCTCTTCTCTCCGATGACGAAAAAGCCGATGTCATTTTGCTCAAGTTCTTGCGAGCTAGGGACTTCAAGGTCTCCGACTCCTTTCACATGTTGGAGAAATGTCTTGCCTGGAGAAAAGAGTTCAAAGCAGACAGTGTGACGGAGGAGGAGTTGGGGTTGGAGGAGCTGGAGGCAGTGGTTGCTTATATGCATGGCTATGACAGAGAAGGCCACCCTGTTTGCTACAATGCCTATGGGGTTTTTAGAGACAAGGACATGTGTGAGAGAATGTTTGGGGATGAAGAGAAGCTGAACAAGTTCCTGAGATGGAGAGTTCAAGTTATGGAGAGAGGAATCAATCTGCTGCATTTCAAGCCTGGTGGGATCAACTCTATTATTCAGGTCACCGATCTCAAAGACATGCCCAAAAGAGACCTCAGGGTCGTTTCTAATCAGATCCTCTCTCTCTTTCAAGATAATTACCCTGAAATGGTTGCTCGTAAG ATTTTCATCAATGTCCCATGGTACTTCAGTATGCTGTATTCAATGTTCAGTCCATTTCTAACTCAGCGAACTAAGAGCAAGTTCGTGATCTCCAGACAAGGATATGCAGCTGAAACACTCTACAA GTTTATAAGACCCGAGGATGTTCCAGTACAATACGGAGGGCTGAGTCGAACTAATGATTCGCAGAACGGTCCTCCAAAACCAGCCTCGGAGTTCACAGTGAAAGGAGGAGAGAAAGTGAACATTCAAATAGAAGGAATTGAG GGAGGTGCAACCATAACATGGGATCTGGTAGTAGGAGGGTGGGACTTGGAATACAGTGCGGAGTTCGTGCCCAATGCGGAAGGCAGCTACACCATTGCAGTGGAGAAGGTCAGAAAATTGAGTCCATGGGAAGAGGCCATTCATAACTCTTTCACATCAAGAGAAGCTGGCAAAATGATTCTTTCTGTGGACAATACAGCTTCAAGGAGAAAAAAAGTTGCTGCTTATCGCTATATTGTCCGCAAATCATGCCTGGATTAG